The region CAATCGCCCTGGCGGCTACGGTTTTGATTGTGATCCAGACGGCGTGGACGCAGCAGAAGGCTGAAGAGCGGCTCGCCGCCGCGCGCGAGCGCCTGCAGGTGCGCTCGCTCCGCAGCGCCGTCCAGAGCTTCTATCGCTCGCTGGACAACGATGACACCGAGGCCGCCACCGGGCAGGTCGCCAAGGTCAAGAAGCTCTGGGACGCCCTCGACGCGGACCTGCAGGGCAAGATCGATAAATCGCGCCCCGGCACCGGCCAGCGCGTGGCGGATTTGGAATCGGAGTGTTCGATGACAGCCGCCCCCGCGACCAGTCAACCCGCCAGCGAGCCCGCGCCGGCGGCCGCGAGCGCCGACGTGAAGACGCTGCCGACCAGCCGCCCGGCGCCCAAGGGCGACGACAACGTTGCCCCGCCGTCGACGGAGCTGGTGCGGATGGGCGAGACCGCCCCGGTGGGCAAACTCGCCGCGCGGAGCCCCGTCGTCAAGGAAGTCGCCGCCGCTGAGCCTCACCCCGGCGGACCGTGGCGACCCAAGTATGCCAACGACTACGACATCTTCGGCGACCATCCCAAGGGTCGCTGCGAGCAATATAAAGGCGGCGCCCAAGAGTCCGCCGCGCCTCTGCCGGTAGCGGCCCCCGCGCCGGCAGGGACGCCCCGGCCCAAGACCGCCCAGCCCGGCAAGGAAGGCGGGTCGATCGACCAGATCATCAAGACCGCGCCTGTCCAGAAGACGCCCAGGAAGAAGAAGTAGAACGACAGGGCGGGCGAATCGCTCCCTATGCCAGCCGACCTTTCACAGTACGACGCCTTCATGCAGTTGGCGATCGAACAGGCCCGCCTGTCTGCCGCTGCCGGCGACGTGCCCGTCGGGGCGGTGATCGTCCGCGACGGGGCGGCCATCGCGGCCGCGCACAACCGCCGCGCCCTCGACGGCGACCCGACCGCCCACGCCGAGATGCTGGCGATCCGCCAGGCGGCCGCCCTCACCGGCGACTGGCGCCTGACCGGATGCACCATGGTCGTCACGCTCGAACCGTGCTGCATGTGCGCCGGGGCGATGGTGCTGGCCCGCATGGACCGCCTGGTGTACGGGGCGACCGACCCCAAGACCGGGGCCGTCGCCACGCTCTACCAACTCTGCAGCGACCCCCGCCTCAACCACCAGCTCGAGATTCTCCCCGGCCTGCGCAGCGCCGAATGCGGCGCCATCCTCACCCAATTCTTCGCCGCCCAACGAGCGCTGGGAAAGAAATGACAGCCGCCGCCGCAAGGCGACCCTGGACTGCGGCGGCAGCGACGCACCCAAACTTTAGACCGGAAACTGTATGAACCGAAGAGCACCTGGCGCGGCCTCGCTTCGCTCGGCCGCAACCAAAGGCGTTCCAGCACAGCAGCGTGGTGGGGGCTCCGCCCCCACGCCCCCGGAGTTTGTCGCTTTGTGGCTTCCGGCAGAAGTGGGCCTTTGCAGCCTCTGCCGGAAGCCCAATGCGATAACCTCCGGGGTCTGGGGCAGAGCCCCAAAATGCCGGCTGAAGAAAATCTTCGCGGTAACATCGCGGCTGGCATCAGTCTGAGTGTTGCTGGTCCAGGTCGGGCAGGCGGGCGATGACGGCGTCGATGGTGTCCTGGGCTAGCAGGTCCTGGGCCACGTGGCGGGCCTGGGCGAGGGTCATCTGCGTGATCTGCTGCTGGACGGGCGGGAGGAACTGGGGGTCCAGGCTCAGGGCGCGCACGCCGATGCCGATCAGGAACGGCAGGTACGCCCCCACGTGGGCCATCTCGCCGCAGATGGAGACTTCGCACCCGGCCGCGGCGCCCGCCTGGGCGACGCGCTGGAGCGAGCGCAGGACGGCGGGGTGGTGCGGCATGAAGTACGACGCGACCTTTTCGTTGCTGCGGTCGACGGCAAGGAGGAACTGGATCAGGTCGTTGGAGCCGATGCACAGGAAGTCCGCCCGGCGGGCGATGGTGTCGATCATCTCGACGGCCGAGGGCACCTCGACCATCACGCCGACGGCGGGCGAGGCGTTATGCGCGAGCTTCTGCTGGGCCAGTTCCTGCATGCACGAGTCGAGGGTGGTCTTGGCCCGCACGAAATCGTCCACCGACGAGATCATCGGGAACATGATGCGAATGGGCGAACCGGCGCCGGCCCGCAGGATCGCCCGGAGCTGCTGGCGGAAGATGTCGTCGTGGCGGAACGAGAAGCGGATGGACCGCAGCCCCATGGCCGGGTTGAGCTCGGCGGTCTCGTCGAAGTACAGCAGCAGCTTGTCGGCCCCGATGTCCAGCGTGCGGAAGGTGACCTCGCGTCCCTCGAAGCCCTCGATGAGGCGGCGGTAGATGGAGACCTGCTCCTCTTCCGAGGGCGGGGTGTTTCGCACCAGGAAAGGAAACTCACTGCGGTAGAGTCCGACGCCCTCGGCCCCGACGAACCGCGCCAGATCGATATCGGTCAGCAGATTGATGTTGGCCAGCAGGCGGATGCGCGTGCCGTCGGCGGTGGCGGTGGTTTCGGGCAGGGCTTGCGGCGGGGCCTGGGTGGCGACCTGGCGGCGGGCGTCCTGGCGCTGCGAGAACCGCTCGACGATATCGGGCGTGGGGTTGATATAGATGTTGCCGATGTCGGCGTCGAGCACGACGGGCGTGCCCTCGGGCAGATCCAGCAGCGTCGGGTCGTCCGCGATCACCATCGGCACGTGCAGGCTGCGGGCCAGTATCGACACGTGCGAGGTGACGCCCCCGCTGGTCTGCACGATCCCGCCGACCTCGGCGGTCGCGAGCTTGACGATGTCCGAGGGGTACATCTCCCGCGCGACGATGACGGCAGAGGCCTCATTGAGGCCGACCTCGACCCGCATGCCCATCAGGTTGGCCAGGATGCGTCGGATGACGTCCTCGACGTCGTGCTCCTTCTCGCGCATGTAGGCGTGGGGGCTGGCGGCCATCAGGTCGGAATATTTTCGCCCGACGGCCAGAACGGCCTGGGGTGGGTTCTCGCCGTCCTCGATGCGTTTTCGCATCTCGCCGATGAAGGCGGTGTCCTTGAGCATCATCAGGTGCGCTTCGAAGATCAGCGAGGCCATCTCCGGGACGCGCTGCCCGAGGCGTTCCTGCAGCCCCTGGAGCTGTTCTGCCGTGGCGTCGAGGGCGCGCTGGAGGTCGTCCATGCTGTACGGTCGAGCGCCGGGGGCCTCGGTGAACAGGCGGTGGTACGCCCCGTGGTCGTGGATGATCGCCGGTCCGTGGGCAAAGCCCCTGGAGGCGGTCTGCCCCTTGACCATCCGCGTCGCGGCAGGGGGGCGCTGCCCGGTTGCGGCGCTTTCCTGGGCCTTGGGCACGCCCATGAGGATGCGGGCGTTTTCGATCGCCCCGGCCAGTTGCGACGTGGTGGCCTTGACGGCCAGCACGTCCTCGTCGTCGAAGGGTCTCTCGCGGCTACGCTGCACGACGAGCACGCCGATCTTCTCGATGCCGCGCTGGATCGGTACGGCCAGGAAGGCGTCGAAAGGTTCTTCGTTGATGCCCTGGAAGGGCTTGAAGTTGGGGTTGTCGCTGGCGACCTGCTCGCGAACGGGTCGCAGCTCGCGCAGGGCCATTCCCGTCAGCCCCTCGGAGATCTTCATGCGGACGTTGCCCACTGATTGCGGGGCCAGCCCGGACGTGGCCTGGAGGACCAGCTCCTGCGTTTTGTCGTCGTAGAGGTAGATCGAGCAGACGTCGCAGTGGAGGTGGTCAGCCACCAGGCCGACGATCTGCGAGAGATAGGCGTGGATGTCGGCGCTGCCGGCCAGTCGGGCGGCGAACTCGCTGACGTCGCACAGCAGGCTCAGATGTTCTTTGTCAGAGGCGGCCACCGAAGCATCCTCCAGGGCCGTGTGGCATGGGCGTCTCGCCCATGCGTCGGGTCCTGTGGCATGGGCGTCTCGCCCATGCGCACACGCCCCAGGCCAAGAGCACGGGCGAGACGCCCGTGCCGCGCATGGCCGAGACGGCCATGCCACACAACGGGACTATACGCCATGACCGCCGGCAAGTCCAGCAGCGCGCTTCCGCGGCGGTAGCTCCTTAACATCCTACCCCTCGGTTTGCGCTGACAAGGGCCTCTGCGCTTCTGTGCGGCAATTTCGGCCCAAGGCCGCATTGACTCCGACGCGGCAGGGGGATATCCTTTGCCCGAAAGCGAGACCTCATGCCACCCAAAGAACTATTCGATATCTCGGGAATCGATACCAGCAAGATCATCATCGACCGCGACGAGATCGCCAAGGTCAACCCGCACCGCTTCGAGTTCCGCCAGCTTGACGGCGTCTGCTACATGAACGAGGACCACACGCAGATCGTGGGCATCCGCCAGCCGGCGGCCGACGAGTTCTGGGTTCGCGGGCATATTCCCGGCAGGCCGATCTTTCCCGGCGTGCTGATGATCGAGACGGCGGCGCAGCTTGTCAGCTACTGCATGGCCAGCGAGAAGAAGGAAGAAGGCTTCCTGGGCTTCGGCGGCGTGACGGATGTGAAATTCCGCGGTTCGGTGGCCCCCGGCGACCGGATCGTGGTGCTGGGGCTGATGATCGACAAGCGCCCGCGCCGCTGCGTCGGCGCCACGCAGGGATACGTCGACGGCCGCATGGTCTTCGAAGCCACCATCACGGGGATGTGGTTCTGAGGATTGCGGATTTTCGATTTCGGATTTCGGATCAAACATCGGGGTTCCGGTCTCATTAGCGGTCGAGCCCGCCACGGCGGATCTTCGACTTGCTCGACGCGGTTTCCTCCATGAACCTTAAGAACCGCGCGGGGCAAGCCGCGCCGCTAACCCATGCGCGTGTTCGGTTGCATATTGCCGACGGTTGGGGCATACTTGTACGCGACATTCACGGCCAGGAATTTCCCGCATGAAATACGTTTACGCCGCGCTGCTGGGGGTCGTTTGCTTTGTTGGCAGTCCGGTCCGGGCCGATGCTCCGGCCGGTCCGCCCGAGGCGTACATTCCGGCAGAGTGGCTCAAGGCCAACGTCGACTGGAAGCCCACCTGGGATGAGACGCTCAAGGCCAACACGCTCCAGAAATTCCAGGCCGACCTGGCCAAGGACAACGCCCTGAAAGGCCTGGCCGACCGGATCGCGCCGCTGCATCGCGTCGAGATGATCAAGGCCGCCATGCTGCGCTGGCCCGACCGCGCCAACCGCATCGCCGGATACGCCGAGATCGCCCACGCCTTTCAACAGGCCGGCAGCAATTATTGGCGAAGCTACTGGGGCTGGAAGATGGTGCAGGATTTTCCCGATGACGCCGCGGCCGTCACGCAGGGTTACCAACACATGCTCGGCTGGAGCTTCGGGCAATACACACACTGGGGATGGTACGGCTATTTCGTTGCCCCCGAGTGCCGGGACTTCGAGTTTGCCATCAGCGAGATCATCGCCCGCCACAAGGCCGGAAAGCTGGGCGAAGGCTCTCCAGCCGTCTCGATGGCCTACAGCTACCGGGCCTGGGAAGCGTTCGACTTCTGGAACTACGGCGCCTACTACGCGCTGCTGGGGCGTGAGGATAAGACGCGATCGGTCATCGCCGACGAGAGCCTGATCAGCTACCTGGGCCTTTCGCAGATACCCGGCGGCGACGGCGACGTCATGTTCGACCTTAACGACCGCGGGCAGAGCCAGCTCGACGCCGAACTCCGCACGCGATGGGAAGCCGCCCAGCACAGCGAGATGTTCGGCTCCGACGCCTCGTCGCTGCGCCCGGACGAAGTGCAGGTGCTGCTGGACCTGGCGGCCGCCTCGGGGGCGCACGTGCGTCAGGGCGGCAACTACGTGCCGTTCTGGGTGGTGATTGACCAGCACCTGCTGGGCCTGGGCCACGCTCGCCTGGCGCCGCTGGCGGCGGCGCACGAATTGGCGGCGCGTTCTCGCGCTTCGGCGGCGGCCGTCAGCGGCGACGTCAACGACCTGATCGCGGCCTTTCGCCGCTATCCTTTCGCGCCGTCGCTTCACCGGCTGATGGTGGAGCTGGCCGAGCGGGACGTCTGCGCGGGCAACTGGGTGCGCGCCGTCTCGCTGGTGCGAGACGTGATCAAGCACTCGGCCGACGCGGCGCTGACAAGGCAGGCCCACGCCGTGCTGTGGTTGGCGCTGGCCCAGCAGAGCGGCAATCGTGGCGAGCTCACGACGGCCATGAGCCAACTGCCCGACGACGCGACCATTCCCTGGCGCGGCGCCGATGCCGCGGCGGCGAAGGTCAAGGCCGCTTTGCTCTCGCAGATGGCCGTGCTGGAGACGCAGCGCGCCGTTCGCCTGGCGGGGCTGAGCGTGCGGCGGGTGCAGTTGCCGGCCGACTGGCCCGCTCGCCAGTGGAACCTCGACGGACCCATCGCCGATCGCGGCAGCCACGCCCCGTGGCCGGTGGCCCAGGTGGACGTCGCCGGCGAGAGCCTCTTCGTCAGCCATCCCGGCGCCATCGCGCGATTCGACGCCAACTCGCCCAAGGCCGCCTGGACGCAGATCCTGCCGCCCCAGCCCCTGCAGACGCCCTGGTGGGACGAAGCCACCTCGCGATACATGGCCACGGGGATGTGGATGCAGGCCATCATGATCCGCCGCCCGGTGCGGACGTCGGCGGGCAAAGAACTCCAGCCTCGCGCGGCGCTGTACTACCTGATGACGCCGTCGATCCCCGCGTACATCCAGGCCGTCGACGCCGCCAAGGGCGCCCAGCTCTGGACCACGCGCGGACGCGAGACCTGGGAAGACCTCACGCCCATGAGCCGCCCGACCTTCGCCGGCGGGCGCCTGTACGTGCTGGCCGGCCCGTCAAAGATGGACCGCCTCTTCGCCGTGCGCGAGAGCCCCAACACCCCGCTGCCGACGAGCCTGGTCTGCCTCGACGCCCAGGACGGCCGCGTGCTCTGGCGACGCTCCACCGGATGGATCGAGAACACGCACCTCGACCTGGCGCGTGGGTCGGCCGCGGTGCTCGTCCACCAGGGGCGGGTCTACTGCTGCAACAACATGGGCATCATGTCCTGCTTCGACGCCTACGACGGCCTGACCGTCTGGGTGCGCCCGTACCCGCCGGCCGTCCAGCGAATGGGCGGGTACGAGTCGCTCAACCTCGTCCGCGAAGGCACCTGCCCGATCATCACGCCCATGCCCGCAGCCCTGGGCGCGGGAGACATGTTGCTGGCGGCCCCGCGCGACCACACCGGCGTCGTGACGTTCGACAGCCGCAGCGGCAAGCTGCTCTGGCAGACGCCGCTGGTGCCCTCGGACCGCCTCGTCGGCGTCAGTGGCAGCGTGATAGTCGCCATCAGTCAGTACTGGCTGACGGCCTTGGACATCACCGGCGGGCGGCAGCTCTACTGCCGCGAGTTTCCCGCCGGCACGGGCGGCCAGGCGGCGCTGCTCGGCGGCGACGTCGTGCTGGCCTCGGGCGGCAAGCTCTACCGCATCCAGGCCTCCACCGGCAACACGCTCGAAGAGACCGGCCTGGAGGCCGGCGCCAATGAAGAGCCCGTGATCTGCCCCGACGGCACGATCGTGCTGGTGGGAGCTCCGCCGATGACGGCCGCCAAGGCCCCGCCCACCGCCGGGCGCGACATCAAGCTGCCGCTCAAGCAGGTCTGGTCGCTGGCGTGCGAGTCGCCGGCGGTGCTCTTTGGCGACGCGATCGGCGCATCCGAAGACTCGTTCGGTTTCGTCAGCGGGCGGCGGATCGGGATGATCCGCTCCAAACCGAATTGGGAACTGGCCTGGGACAAGCTGCTGCCTCTGCCGCCGCAGGGCGTCGCCAAGGCCGGCGGGCGGCTGCTGGCGTCGATGATGTGGACGCTTGACGCCCACGACGGCGCCGACGGCAAGACGCTGTGGTCGACGAAGCTGGGGCTGCTGCCCTTCGTCATCGGCGGCGACGACAAGACAGTCTACGCCGGCGGCCGCGGGTGGGGCGGCTACTTCGCCACCCTCGATGGGGCCACGGGCAAGGTGATCTGGTCGGGCAATCCCGGGTGGGACCAGCGGGTTGGCATCGACCAGTTCCAGCGGAGCCGCCTGCAGCGCGAGGGCGACGGTTCGGCCACGCTGCGGTGCCTGGGCAACGTCTCTGACGCCGCCGGAAGCGGCGCCGGCGAGATCGTGCTCAATGCGGCCACCGGGCGGGCCAAGAGTCTGCGTCCGCTGCTGGCGCCGGGGACGGGCAGTTGGAGCCCGCCGAACTGGGACACCAGCGGCCTGGCGTACATCGTCTCGAAGTGGCCCAAGGGCAAGGTGGCCGCGTTTGGCCACGACGGCGCGACGGACGTTGCGGCCAAGTGGCAGCGCGAGCTGAACCTCGAAGACCATCGCTGGCACTACAGGCTCTTCGGCGCGCACTACCGCGACGGCAAGATCTACGTGCGCCTGGCCGGGCAGATGTTGGTGTGGGACCCGGCCACGGGCAAGGAGCTTGCGCTGGACATGACGCGAGGCGGCGGCGTGATCGAGCCGTTCATCTTCGCCTTCAAGCAGATCGGCAACCGCATCATCGTCGTCAACGGCTTCACCAACCAGCGACCCGCCGCACCGGGCAAGCACTCGCCCGAGCCGACCAAGCCCGACCAGTGGAAGATGTTCGTCGACATCTTCGACGCGACGACTGGTCAACCGCAAGGCCGCCAGGAACTGCCCGGCGTGCTGTGCTGCATCTCGCTGATCGCCTACCAGGA is a window of Planctomycetaceae bacterium DNA encoding:
- the tadA gene encoding tRNA adenosine(34) deaminase TadA, whose translation is MPADLSQYDAFMQLAIEQARLSAAAGDVPVGAVIVRDGAAIAAAHNRRALDGDPTAHAEMLAIRQAAALTGDWRLTGCTMVVTLEPCCMCAGAMVLARMDRLVYGATDPKTGAVATLYQLCSDPRLNHQLEILPGLRSAECGAILTQFFAAQRALGKK
- the ptsP gene encoding phosphoenolpyruvate--protein phosphotransferase — its product is MAASDKEHLSLLCDVSEFAARLAGSADIHAYLSQIVGLVADHLHCDVCSIYLYDDKTQELVLQATSGLAPQSVGNVRMKISEGLTGMALRELRPVREQVASDNPNFKPFQGINEEPFDAFLAVPIQRGIEKIGVLVVQRSRERPFDDEDVLAVKATTSQLAGAIENARILMGVPKAQESAATGQRPPAATRMVKGQTASRGFAHGPAIIHDHGAYHRLFTEAPGARPYSMDDLQRALDATAEQLQGLQERLGQRVPEMASLIFEAHLMMLKDTAFIGEMRKRIEDGENPPQAVLAVGRKYSDLMAASPHAYMREKEHDVEDVIRRILANLMGMRVEVGLNEASAVIVAREMYPSDIVKLATAEVGGIVQTSGGVTSHVSILARSLHVPMVIADDPTLLDLPEGTPVVLDADIGNIYINPTPDIVERFSQRQDARRQVATQAPPQALPETTATADGTRIRLLANINLLTDIDLARFVGAEGVGLYRSEFPFLVRNTPPSEEEQVSIYRRLIEGFEGREVTFRTLDIGADKLLLYFDETAELNPAMGLRSIRFSFRHDDIFRQQLRAILRAGAGSPIRIMFPMISSVDDFVRAKTTLDSCMQELAQQKLAHNASPAVGVMVEVPSAVEMIDTIARRADFLCIGSNDLIQFLLAVDRSNEKVASYFMPHHPAVLRSLQRVAQAGAAAGCEVSICGEMAHVGAYLPFLIGIGVRALSLDPQFLPPVQQQITQMTLAQARHVAQDLLAQDTIDAVIARLPDLDQQHSD
- a CDS encoding 3-hydroxyacyl-ACP dehydratase FabZ family protein, with protein sequence MPPKELFDISGIDTSKIIIDRDEIAKVNPHRFEFRQLDGVCYMNEDHTQIVGIRQPAADEFWVRGHIPGRPIFPGVLMIETAAQLVSYCMASEKKEEGFLGFGGVTDVKFRGSVAPGDRIVVLGLMIDKRPRRCVGATQGYVDGRMVFEATITGMWF
- a CDS encoding PQQ-binding-like beta-propeller repeat protein; the protein is MKYVYAALLGVVCFVGSPVRADAPAGPPEAYIPAEWLKANVDWKPTWDETLKANTLQKFQADLAKDNALKGLADRIAPLHRVEMIKAAMLRWPDRANRIAGYAEIAHAFQQAGSNYWRSYWGWKMVQDFPDDAAAVTQGYQHMLGWSFGQYTHWGWYGYFVAPECRDFEFAISEIIARHKAGKLGEGSPAVSMAYSYRAWEAFDFWNYGAYYALLGREDKTRSVIADESLISYLGLSQIPGGDGDVMFDLNDRGQSQLDAELRTRWEAAQHSEMFGSDASSLRPDEVQVLLDLAAASGAHVRQGGNYVPFWVVIDQHLLGLGHARLAPLAAAHELAARSRASAAAVSGDVNDLIAAFRRYPFAPSLHRLMVELAERDVCAGNWVRAVSLVRDVIKHSADAALTRQAHAVLWLALAQQSGNRGELTTAMSQLPDDATIPWRGADAAAAKVKAALLSQMAVLETQRAVRLAGLSVRRVQLPADWPARQWNLDGPIADRGSHAPWPVAQVDVAGESLFVSHPGAIARFDANSPKAAWTQILPPQPLQTPWWDEATSRYMATGMWMQAIMIRRPVRTSAGKELQPRAALYYLMTPSIPAYIQAVDAAKGAQLWTTRGRETWEDLTPMSRPTFAGGRLYVLAGPSKMDRLFAVRESPNTPLPTSLVCLDAQDGRVLWRRSTGWIENTHLDLARGSAAVLVHQGRVYCCNNMGIMSCFDAYDGLTVWVRPYPPAVQRMGGYESLNLVREGTCPIITPMPAALGAGDMLLAAPRDHTGVVTFDSRSGKLLWQTPLVPSDRLVGVSGSVIVAISQYWLTALDITGGRQLYCREFPAGTGGQAALLGGDVVLASGGKLYRIQASTGNTLEETGLEAGANEEPVICPDGTIVLVGAPPMTAAKAPPTAGRDIKLPLKQVWSLACESPAVLFGDAIGASEDSFGFVSGRRIGMIRSKPNWELAWDKLLPLPPQGVAKAGGRLLASMMWTLDAHDGADGKTLWSTKLGLLPFVIGGDDKTVYAGGRGWGGYFATLDGATGKVIWSGNPGWDQRVGIDQFQRSRLQREGDGSATLRCLGNVSDAAGSGAGEIVLNAATGRAKSLRPLLAPGTGSWSPPNWDTSGLAYIVSKWPKGKVAAFGHDGATDVAAKWQRELNLEDHRWHYRLFGAHYRDGKIYVRLAGQMLVWDPATGKELALDMTRGGGVIEPFIFAFKQIGNRIIVVNGFTNQRPAAPGKHSPEPTKPDQWKMFVDIFDATTGQPQGRQELPGVLCCISLIAYQEIAGYDTQVQILDGSIVVTDINGIHVFAGEP